From a single Micromonospora carbonacea genomic region:
- the hutU gene encoding urocanate hydratase — protein sequence MPQPVRAARGAALTARGWPQEAALRMLMNNLDPEVAERPDDLVVYGGTGRAARDWPSYHALVRTLTDLRDDETMLVQSGRPVGVLRTHEWAPRVLLANSNLVGDWATWPEFRRLESLGLTMYGQMTAGSWIYIGTQGILQGTYETFAAVAAKCFGGTLAGTLTLTAGCGGMGGAQPLAVTMNGGACLIVDVDRSRLDRRVRDRYLDEVADSLDDAVQRALAAKRDRRALSVGVVGNAATVFPELLRRGVAVDVVTDQTNAHDPLSYVPEGVEPADAPDYARAKPAEFTDRARESMARHVEAMVGFLDAGAEVFDYGNSIRGEARLGGYERAFDFPGFVPAYIRPLFCEGRGPFRWAALSGDPADIAATDRAVLDLFPGNESLARWIRLAGERVAFQGLPARICWLGYGERDRAGVRFNEMVASGELSAPVVIGRDHLDCGSVASPYRETEAMADGSDAIADWPLLNALVNTASGASWVSIHHGGGVGIGRSIHAGQVCVADGTPLAGQKIERVLTNDPAMGVIRHVDAGYPAAHEVAARTGVRVPMAEAQGGAPC from the coding sequence ATGCCCCAGCCCGTCCGCGCCGCCCGGGGGGCCGCGCTCACCGCCCGGGGGTGGCCGCAGGAGGCCGCCCTGCGGATGCTGATGAACAACCTCGACCCGGAGGTCGCCGAGCGCCCCGACGACCTGGTCGTCTACGGCGGCACCGGGCGGGCGGCGCGGGACTGGCCGTCGTACCACGCGCTGGTGCGCACGCTCACCGACCTGCGCGACGACGAGACGATGCTGGTGCAGTCCGGCCGCCCGGTCGGGGTGCTGCGCACCCACGAGTGGGCCCCCCGGGTGCTGCTGGCCAACTCCAACCTGGTCGGCGACTGGGCCACCTGGCCGGAGTTCCGCCGCCTGGAGTCGCTCGGCCTGACCATGTACGGGCAGATGACCGCCGGTTCATGGATCTACATCGGCACCCAGGGCATCCTCCAGGGCACCTACGAGACGTTCGCGGCCGTCGCCGCGAAGTGCTTCGGCGGCACGCTCGCCGGCACGCTGACACTCACCGCCGGCTGCGGCGGGATGGGCGGGGCGCAGCCCCTCGCGGTCACCATGAACGGCGGCGCGTGCCTGATCGTCGACGTCGACCGGTCCCGGCTGGACCGCCGGGTGCGCGACCGCTACCTCGACGAGGTCGCCGACTCGCTCGACGACGCCGTGCAGCGGGCGCTAGCCGCGAAGCGGGACCGTCGGGCGCTGTCGGTCGGCGTCGTCGGCAACGCGGCCACGGTCTTCCCCGAGCTGCTGCGCCGGGGCGTCGCGGTCGACGTCGTCACCGACCAGACCAACGCGCACGACCCGCTGTCCTACGTGCCGGAGGGGGTGGAGCCGGCCGACGCGCCCGACTACGCGCGGGCGAAGCCGGCCGAGTTCACCGACCGGGCGCGGGAGTCGATGGCCCGGCACGTCGAGGCGATGGTCGGCTTCCTCGACGCCGGCGCGGAGGTCTTCGACTACGGCAACTCGATCCGGGGCGAGGCGCGCCTCGGCGGCTACGAGCGGGCGTTCGACTTCCCCGGCTTCGTGCCGGCCTACATCCGGCCGCTGTTCTGCGAGGGCAGGGGCCCGTTCCGCTGGGCGGCGCTCTCCGGCGACCCGGCCGACATCGCCGCCACCGACCGGGCGGTCCTCGACCTGTTCCCCGGCAACGAGTCGCTGGCCCGGTGGATCCGGCTGGCCGGCGAGCGGGTCGCGTTCCAGGGCCTGCCGGCGCGGATCTGCTGGCTCGGCTACGGCGAGCGCGACCGCGCCGGGGTGCGGTTCAACGAGATGGTCGCCTCCGGCGAGCTCTCCGCGCCGGTGGTGATCGGCCGCGACCACCTCGACTGCGGCAGCGTGGCCAGCCCCTACCGGGAGACCGAGGCGATGGCCGACGGCTCCGACGCGATCGCCGACTGGCCGCTGCTCAACGCGCTCGTCAACACGGCCAGCGGGGCGTCCTGGGTGTCCATCCACCACGGCGGCGGGGTCGGCATCGGCCGGTCCATCCACGCCGGCCAGGTCTGCGTCGCCGACGGCACCCCGCTGGCCGGGCAGAAGATCGAGCGGGTGCTCACCAACGACCCGGCGATGGGCGTCATCCGGCACGTCGACGCCGGTTACCCGGCGGCCCACGAGGTCGCCGCCCGCACCGGCGTCCGCGTCCCGATGGCCGAGGCGCAAGGAGGGGCCCCTTGTTAA
- a CDS encoding allantoate amidohydrolase, which yields MLTHSAGEGPLPNNDHSSQRRFRELWDQLAPIGRDAGSGGYLRYAFTDPELALRDWFRAQAERRAMPVTVDGNGNLFARWGEPDAPQAVLTGSHFDSVPHGGAYDGPLGIVSAFLAVDELRAAGVTPSRPLVVAAFAEEEGARFGVPCLGSRLLTGALDADRAAGLRDADGVSLAEALGDRPAGHRPDLLAGWSCFVELHVEQGRALVDQGAPVAVASAIWPHGRWRFDFHGEGNHAGTTRMADRRDPMLTYAFTVLAANKEARLRGAHATVGRVRVEPNATNAIPARVTGWLDARAADPETVAGLVEAVRAKATERAGRDGTEVTVTEESATPLVGFDGDLGRRLAALLDAPVLPTGAGHDAGVLAGRLPTAMLFVRNPTGVSHSPAEAATDADCAAGVTALARVLAELTCR from the coding sequence TTGTTAACGCATTCTGCGGGTGAAGGGCCCCTTCCTAACAACGACCACAGCAGCCAGCGGCGGTTCCGCGAGCTGTGGGATCAGCTCGCGCCGATCGGCCGTGACGCCGGCAGCGGCGGCTACCTGCGGTACGCGTTCACCGACCCCGAGCTGGCGCTGCGCGACTGGTTCCGGGCGCAGGCCGAGCGCCGGGCCATGCCGGTGACCGTCGACGGCAACGGCAACCTCTTCGCCCGCTGGGGCGAGCCCGACGCACCGCAGGCGGTGCTGACCGGCAGCCACTTCGACTCGGTGCCGCACGGCGGCGCGTACGACGGGCCGCTCGGCATCGTCAGCGCGTTCCTCGCCGTGGACGAGCTGCGCGCCGCCGGCGTCACCCCGTCCCGGCCCCTCGTGGTGGCCGCGTTCGCCGAGGAGGAGGGGGCCCGGTTCGGCGTACCCTGCCTGGGGTCGAGGCTGCTCACCGGCGCGCTCGACGCCGACCGCGCGGCCGGGCTGCGCGACGCCGACGGGGTGAGCCTGGCCGAGGCGCTGGGCGACCGGCCGGCGGGCCACCGCCCGGACCTGCTCGCCGGCTGGTCGTGCTTCGTGGAGCTGCACGTCGAGCAGGGCCGCGCGCTGGTCGACCAGGGCGCGCCTGTCGCGGTCGCCAGCGCCATCTGGCCGCACGGCCGCTGGCGCTTCGACTTCCACGGCGAGGGCAACCACGCCGGTACGACCCGGATGGCCGACCGCCGCGACCCCATGCTCACGTACGCGTTCACGGTGCTCGCGGCCAACAAGGAGGCCCGGCTGCGCGGCGCGCACGCCACGGTGGGCCGGGTCCGGGTCGAGCCGAACGCCACCAACGCGATCCCGGCGCGGGTGACCGGCTGGCTGGACGCCCGCGCCGCCGACCCGGAGACCGTCGCCGGCCTGGTCGAGGCGGTCCGCGCCAAGGCGACCGAGCGGGCCGGGCGCGACGGCACGGAGGTCACCGTGACCGAGGAGTCGGCGACGCCGCTGGTCGGCTTCGACGGCGACCTCGGCCGGCGGCTCGCGGCGCTGCTCGACGCGCCGGTGCTGCCCACCGGGGCGGGCCACGACGCCGGGGTCCTCGCCGGGCGGCTGCCCACGGCGATGCTGTTCGTGCGTAACCCGACCGGGGTGTCGCACTCCCCCGCCGAGGCGGCCACCGACGCCGACTGCGCCGCCGGGGTGACCGCCCTGGCCCGGGTGCTGGCGGAGCTGACGTGCCGATGA
- a CDS encoding formimidoylglutamate deiminase codes for MTVTRWLAEHAWLPDRPGPTADVLIETDGGRITAVAPLSADGAPTAGVEVLADAVRLPGLTLPGLANAHSHAFHRALRGRTQGADGGRGDFWSWRDRMYEVAARLDPDGYLALARAAYAELALAGITCVGEFHYLHHGPDGTGYADPNAMGAALIEAAAQAGIRLTLLDTLYLTATVDGAPLAGPQRRFGDGDVDGWSDRHDRLTAAQRGRPHARIGAALHSVRAVPADQIAPFAARNEGVPLHVHLSEQPAENDACRAAYGCTPTRLLADRGALTPATTAVHATHLTSADVTLLGGARAGVCLCPTTERDLADGIGPARRLADAGVALSLGSDSHAVVDPFEEARAVELDERLRTRRRGHFAPAELLAAATTAGHAALGWADAGRLAVGARADLVTVRLDTARTAGVPPVGAFFAATAADVASVVVDGRQVVADGRHLTVDVPAELRAAIGAVTR; via the coding sequence ATGACCGTCACCCGCTGGCTCGCCGAGCACGCGTGGCTGCCCGACCGGCCCGGGCCCACCGCCGACGTGCTGATCGAGACCGACGGCGGCCGGATCACCGCCGTCGCCCCGCTGTCGGCCGACGGCGCGCCCACCGCCGGGGTCGAGGTGCTGGCCGACGCCGTACGGCTGCCCGGGCTCACCCTGCCCGGCCTCGCCAACGCCCACTCGCACGCGTTCCACCGCGCCCTGCGCGGGCGCACCCAGGGCGCGGACGGCGGGCGGGGCGACTTCTGGAGCTGGCGGGACCGGATGTACGAGGTGGCCGCCCGCCTCGACCCGGACGGCTACCTGGCCCTGGCCCGCGCCGCGTACGCCGAGCTGGCCCTCGCCGGGATCACCTGCGTCGGCGAGTTCCACTACCTGCACCACGGCCCGGACGGCACCGGCTACGCCGACCCGAACGCGATGGGCGCGGCCCTGATCGAGGCCGCCGCCCAGGCCGGCATCCGGCTCACCCTGCTCGACACGCTCTACCTGACCGCCACCGTGGACGGCGCGCCGCTCGCCGGGCCGCAGCGGCGCTTCGGCGACGGCGACGTCGACGGGTGGTCCGACCGGCACGACCGGCTGACCGCCGCGCAACGAGGCCGGCCGCACGCCCGGATCGGGGCCGCGCTGCACTCGGTGCGGGCGGTGCCGGCCGACCAGATCGCCCCCTTCGCCGCCCGCAACGAGGGGGTGCCGCTGCACGTGCACCTGTCCGAGCAGCCGGCCGAGAACGACGCCTGCCGGGCCGCGTACGGCTGCACGCCGACCCGGCTGCTGGCCGACCGGGGGGCGCTCACCCCGGCCACGACCGCCGTGCACGCCACCCACCTGACCAGCGCCGACGTGACGCTGCTGGGCGGGGCCCGCGCCGGGGTCTGCCTCTGCCCCACCACCGAGCGGGACCTGGCCGACGGGATCGGGCCGGCGCGGCGGCTCGCCGACGCGGGCGTCGCCCTGAGCCTGGGCAGCGACAGCCACGCCGTCGTCGACCCGTTCGAGGAGGCCCGCGCGGTGGAACTGGACGAGCGGCTGCGCACCCGCCGCCGGGGGCACTTCGCCCCGGCGGAGCTGCTGGCCGCCGCGACCACCGCCGGGCACGCCGCGCTGGGCTGGGCCGACGCCGGCCGGCTCGCCGTCGGGGCCCGCGCCGACCTGGTGACCGTGCGCCTGGACACCGCCCGCACCGCCGGGGTACCGCCGGTCGGCGCGTTCTTCGCGGCGACCGCCGCCGACGTCGCCTCGGTGGTCGTCGACGGCCGGCAGGTGGTCGCCGACGGGCGGCACCTGACCGTGGACGTGCCCGCCGAGCTGCGCGCCGCCATCGGGGCGGTGACCCGGTGA
- the hutI gene encoding imidazolonepropionase: MGSLLVDDIGELVTNVAGTGDGSPLGLRRDAAVLIEDGRVAWVGPARYAPAADRRVDARGGAVLPGFVDSHAHLVFAGDRAAEFAARMAGEPYTGGGIRTTVGATRAASDGQLRATVRRLVGEALRQGTTTIETKSGYGLTVADEARSLRIAAEVTAETTFLGAHVVPAEYAGRPDDYVGLVCGPMLAAAAPYARWVDVFCERGAFDADHARAILTVGQAAGLGVRLHANQLGPGPGVQLGVELGAASVDHCTHLSDADVDALASTTMDRVSGPATTTVATLLPGAEFSTRSPYPDARRLLDAGVTVALATDCNPGSSYTSSMPFCVALAVREMRMTPAEAVWAATAGGARALRRDDVGVLRPGARADLIVLDAPSHLHLAYRPGVPLIRQVLHNGVPQCRS, encoded by the coding sequence ATCGGCAGCCTGCTGGTCGACGACATCGGCGAGCTGGTCACCAACGTGGCCGGCACCGGCGACGGCAGCCCGCTCGGCCTGCGCCGCGACGCCGCCGTGCTGATCGAGGACGGCCGGGTCGCCTGGGTCGGGCCGGCGCGCTACGCCCCCGCCGCCGACCGCCGCGTCGACGCGCGGGGCGGCGCGGTCCTGCCGGGCTTCGTGGACAGCCACGCCCACCTGGTCTTCGCCGGGGACCGGGCCGCCGAGTTCGCCGCCCGGATGGCCGGCGAACCGTACACGGGCGGGGGCATCCGCACCACGGTCGGCGCGACCCGCGCCGCCTCCGACGGCCAGCTGCGGGCCACCGTGCGCCGGCTGGTCGGCGAGGCGCTGCGGCAGGGCACCACCACGATCGAGACGAAGAGCGGGTACGGCCTCACCGTCGCCGACGAGGCCCGCTCCCTGCGGATCGCCGCCGAGGTGACCGCCGAGACGACGTTCCTCGGCGCGCACGTCGTCCCCGCCGAGTACGCCGGCCGCCCCGACGACTACGTGGGCCTGGTCTGCGGGCCGATGCTCGCCGCCGCCGCGCCGTACGCCCGCTGGGTCGACGTGTTCTGCGAGCGGGGCGCGTTCGACGCCGACCACGCGCGGGCGATCCTCACCGTCGGGCAGGCCGCCGGGCTCGGGGTGCGGCTGCACGCCAACCAGCTCGGCCCCGGCCCGGGGGTGCAGCTCGGCGTCGAGCTGGGCGCGGCCAGCGTCGACCACTGCACCCACCTGTCCGACGCCGACGTCGACGCGCTCGCGTCCACCACGATGGACCGGGTGTCAGGCCCGGCGACCACCACCGTCGCCACCCTGCTGCCGGGGGCGGAGTTCTCCACCCGGTCGCCGTACCCGGACGCGCGGCGGCTGCTCGACGCGGGCGTGACCGTGGCGCTGGCGACGGACTGCAACCCCGGGTCGTCGTACACCTCGTCGATGCCGTTCTGCGTCGCGCTCGCCGTACGCGAGATGCGGATGACCCCGGCGGAGGCCGTGTGGGCCGCGACCGCCGGGGGCGCGCGGGCGCTGCGCCGCGACGACGTCGGGGTGCTGCGGCCCGGCGCGCGGGCCGACCTGATCGTCCTCGACGCCCCGTCCCACCTGCACCTGGCCTACCGGCCCGGTGTCCCCCTGATCCGCCAGGTCCTGCACAACGGAGTGCCGCAATGTCGATCGTGA
- the hutH gene encoding histidine ammonia-lyase, whose amino-acid sequence MSIVTVQPTGISPADVLAVARGGAQVVLDPSTVAAMATSRSIVDGIEAAGRPVYGVSTGFGALANTFVAPDRRAELQHALIRSHAAGVGAPMPREVVRAMMLLRVRSLALGRSGVRPLVAQALVDLLNADVTPWVPEHGSLGASGDLAPLAHCALALLGEGWVLGPAGERLPAADALGAAGLAPVELAAKEGLALINGTDGMLGMLLLAIRDAAHLFTLADVTAALAIEAMLGSERPFLPELHAIRPHPGQSVSAANIHRLLQDSAVMDSHRDDLAHAVQDAYSMRCAPQVAGAARDTLDFVRAVADRELVSVVDNPVVLPDGRVESTGNFHGAPLGFAADFLAIAAAEVGAIAERRVDRLLDVTRNRDLPAFLSPDAGVNSGLMIAQYTAAGIVAENRRLAAPASVDSLPTSGMQEDHVSMGWAATKKLRTVLDNLTSLLAVELLAAVRGLQLRAPLTPSPAGRAALAALGGAVGQPGPDVFLAPLMEAARAVVAGPELRAAIEREIGLLG is encoded by the coding sequence ATGTCGATCGTGACCGTCCAGCCCACCGGGATCTCCCCCGCCGACGTGCTCGCCGTGGCGCGGGGCGGCGCGCAGGTCGTCCTCGACCCGTCCACCGTGGCGGCGATGGCCACCAGCCGGTCCATCGTGGACGGCATCGAGGCCGCCGGCCGCCCCGTCTACGGCGTCTCCACCGGGTTCGGGGCGCTGGCCAACACGTTCGTCGCGCCCGATCGGCGGGCCGAGTTGCAGCACGCGCTGATCCGCTCCCACGCCGCCGGGGTGGGCGCGCCGATGCCCCGCGAGGTGGTCCGGGCGATGATGCTGCTGCGGGTACGCTCGCTGGCGCTGGGCCGCTCCGGGGTCCGCCCGCTGGTCGCGCAGGCGCTGGTCGACCTGCTCAACGCCGACGTCACCCCGTGGGTGCCGGAGCACGGCTCGCTCGGCGCGTCCGGCGACCTGGCCCCGCTCGCGCACTGCGCGCTGGCGCTGCTCGGCGAGGGCTGGGTGCTCGGCCCGGCCGGCGAGCGGCTGCCCGCCGCCGACGCGCTGGGCGCGGCCGGGCTGGCCCCGGTCGAGCTGGCCGCGAAGGAGGGGCTGGCGCTGATCAACGGCACCGACGGCATGCTCGGCATGCTGCTGCTGGCGATCCGCGACGCGGCCCACCTGTTCACCCTGGCCGACGTGACCGCCGCGCTGGCCATCGAGGCGATGCTCGGCTCGGAGCGGCCGTTCCTGCCGGAGCTGCACGCGATCCGCCCGCACCCCGGCCAGTCGGTGTCGGCCGCGAACATCCACCGGCTGCTCCAGGACTCGGCCGTGATGGACTCGCACCGCGACGACCTGGCGCACGCCGTGCAGGACGCGTACTCGATGCGCTGCGCGCCGCAGGTCGCCGGGGCGGCCCGCGACACCCTGGACTTCGTGCGGGCGGTCGCCGACCGGGAACTGGTGTCCGTGGTGGACAACCCGGTCGTGCTGCCCGACGGCCGGGTCGAGTCGACCGGCAACTTCCACGGCGCGCCGCTCGGCTTCGCCGCCGACTTCCTGGCCATCGCCGCCGCCGAGGTCGGGGCGATCGCCGAGCGGCGGGTGGACCGGCTGCTCGACGTCACCCGCAACCGGGACCTGCCGGCGTTCCTCTCCCCCGACGCCGGGGTCAACTCGGGGCTGATGATCGCCCAGTACACGGCCGCCGGGATCGTCGCCGAGAACCGCCGGCTCGCCGCACCCGCCTCGGTGGACTCGCTGCCGACCAGCGGCATGCAGGAGGACCACGTGTCGATGGGCTGGGCGGCTACCAAGAAGCTGCGCACCGTGCTGGACAACCTGACCAGCCTGCTCGCCGTGGAGCTGCTGGCCGCCGTGCGGGGCCTCCAGCTCCGCGCCCCGCTCACGCCGTCCCCGGCCGGGCGGGCCGCCCTCGCGGCGCTCGGCGGGGCCGTCGGCCAGCCGGGGCCGGACGTCTTCCTCGCGCCGCTGATGGAGGCGGCCCGCGCCGTGGTGGCCGGGCCGGAGCTGCGGGCGGCGATCGAGCGGGAGATCGGCCTGCTGGGCTGA
- a CDS encoding AEC family transporter: MPGVLTGFAVIGAVIGVGYLVGRLGVLGPGASTVLSRVAFFVATPALLFDTVAHADLREVFSAALVVTVAGTTVVATVFVLVARLLWRRPAAEATIGALTSSYVNAANIGIPVAVYVLGDASFIAPVIMFQLVVMAPVAFAVLDTAVGGRRSVARSVVAPLANPVTVGCALGLAVNLTGWLPPEPALRPVELVAAMAVPAALLSYGLSLHGAPRPGSGDTGRDVWLAVALKTLAQPVVAYLVARYALGLPQPTVLACTVTAALPTAQNVFVYAVRYDRGVVLARDAVLLSTVAAVPVLIGVAVLGS, encoded by the coding sequence GTGCCTGGTGTGCTGACGGGGTTCGCCGTCATCGGCGCCGTCATCGGCGTCGGCTACCTGGTGGGCCGCCTCGGCGTGCTCGGGCCGGGGGCGTCCACCGTACTGTCCCGGGTGGCGTTCTTCGTCGCGACCCCGGCGCTGCTGTTCGACACGGTCGCCCACGCCGACCTGCGCGAGGTCTTCTCGGCCGCCCTGGTCGTCACGGTGGCGGGCACCACCGTCGTGGCGACGGTGTTCGTGCTGGTCGCGCGGCTGCTGTGGCGGCGTCCGGCGGCGGAGGCCACGATCGGGGCGCTCACGTCGTCGTACGTGAACGCGGCGAACATCGGCATCCCCGTCGCCGTCTACGTCCTCGGCGACGCGTCGTTCATCGCGCCGGTCATCATGTTCCAGCTCGTCGTGATGGCACCGGTCGCCTTCGCCGTGTTGGACACGGCGGTCGGCGGGCGGCGCTCGGTGGCCCGGTCGGTGGTCGCGCCGCTGGCCAATCCGGTCACGGTGGGCTGCGCCCTGGGCCTGGCCGTCAACCTGACCGGCTGGCTGCCGCCGGAGCCCGCGCTGCGGCCGGTGGAGCTGGTCGCGGCGATGGCCGTGCCCGCCGCCCTGCTGTCGTACGGGCTGTCGCTGCACGGCGCGCCCCGGCCCGGCTCCGGGGACACCGGGCGGGACGTGTGGCTGGCCGTCGCGCTGAAGACCCTGGCCCAGCCCGTCGTCGCGTACCTCGTGGCGCGGTACGCGCTGGGGTTGCCGCAGCCGACGGTGCTGGCCTGCACGGTCACGGCCGCGCTGCCGACCGCGCAGAACGTCTTCGTCTACGCGGTCCGCTACGACCGGGGCGTGGTGCTGGCCCGGGACGCGGTGCTGCTGTCCACCGTGGCGGCGGTGCCGGTGCTGATCGGCGTGGCGGTGCTCGGGAGCTGA
- the rdgB gene encoding RdgB/HAM1 family non-canonical purine NTP pyrophosphatase — protein MNKILLATRNRKKLVELQRILDGALGAHRVALLGLDDVEEYPELPETGLTFGENALIKAREGCRRTGLPTIADDSGIAVDALNGMPGVFSARWSGKHGDDRANLELVLDQIADLPDEHRGASFVCTVALVLPGGKEHLVDGRQAGRLLRAPRGEGGFGYDPIFLGDGQDRTNAELTPQEKDAVSHRGKALRELAKLVAKVLPPAA, from the coding sequence GTGAACAAGATCCTGCTCGCCACCCGTAACCGCAAGAAGCTCGTCGAGCTGCAGCGGATCCTCGACGGCGCGCTCGGCGCGCACCGGGTCGCGCTGCTCGGCCTCGACGACGTCGAGGAATACCCGGAGCTGCCGGAGACCGGCCTGACCTTCGGCGAGAACGCGCTGATCAAGGCGCGGGAGGGCTGCCGGCGCACCGGGCTGCCGACCATCGCCGACGACTCCGGTATCGCCGTGGACGCGCTGAACGGCATGCCCGGGGTGTTCAGCGCCCGCTGGTCCGGCAAGCACGGCGACGACCGGGCCAACCTGGAGCTGGTGCTGGACCAGATCGCCGACCTGCCCGACGAGCACCGGGGCGCGTCCTTCGTCTGCACGGTGGCCCTGGTGCTGCCCGGCGGCAAGGAGCACCTGGTCGACGGCCGCCAGGCCGGCCGGCTGCTGCGCGCGCCGCGTGGCGAGGGCGGCTTCGGGTACGACCCGATCTTCCTCGGCGACGGCCAGGACCGCACCAACGCGGAGCTGACCCCGCAGGAGAAGGACGCGGTCAGCCACCGGGGCAAGGCGCTGCGCGAGCTGGCGAAGCTGGTCGCGAAGGTGCTGCCGCCGGCGGCCTGA
- the rph gene encoding ribonuclease PH has translation MARPDGRRPDQLRPVTLSRGWSTHPEGSVLVEFGGTRVLCTASVTEGVPRWRKGSGLGWVTAEYAMLPRATNTRSDRESVRGKVGGRTHEISRLIGRSLRAAIDLKALGENSVVLDCDVLQADGGTRTAAITGAYVALHDAVTWLAARKALAGRPEKVMHRSVAAVSVGVIAGEARLDLCYTEDVAAEVDMNVVCTGAGEFVEVQGTGESGVFARDQLDALLDLAVAGCAELAEAQRKALFP, from the coding sequence ATGGCGCGACCTGACGGGCGGCGGCCCGACCAACTCCGACCGGTGACCCTGAGCCGGGGCTGGAGCACCCACCCGGAGGGCTCGGTGCTCGTCGAGTTCGGCGGGACGCGGGTGCTGTGCACAGCGAGCGTCACGGAGGGGGTGCCCCGCTGGCGCAAGGGCTCCGGGCTCGGCTGGGTGACCGCCGAGTACGCGATGCTGCCCCGCGCCACGAACACCCGCTCCGACCGGGAGAGCGTCCGGGGCAAGGTCGGCGGGCGCACCCACGAGATCTCCCGGCTGATCGGCCGCAGCCTGCGGGCCGCCATCGACCTCAAGGCCCTCGGCGAGAACTCCGTCGTCCTCGACTGCGACGTGCTCCAGGCCGACGGCGGCACCCGCACCGCGGCCATCACCGGCGCGTACGTGGCGCTGCACGACGCGGTGACCTGGCTGGCCGCCCGCAAGGCGCTGGCCGGCAGGCCGGAGAAGGTGATGCACCGCTCCGTCGCCGCGGTCAGCGTCGGCGTGATCGCGGGCGAGGCCCGGCTGGACCTCTGCTACACCGAGGACGTGGCCGCCGAGGTCGACATGAACGTGGTCTGCACCGGGGCCGGCGAGTTCGTCGAGGTGCAGGGGACGGGCGAGTCCGGCGTCTTCGCCCGCGACCAGCTCGACGCCCTGCTCGACCTGGCCGTGGCCGGCTGCGCGGAGTTGGCCGAGGCCCAGCGAAAGGCACTGTTCCCGTGA
- a CDS encoding MBL fold metallo-hydrolase, which produces MRLTVLGCAGSFPGPDSPCSAYLVEAEGYRLLVDFGSGALSTLQRYAGLHAPDAILLTHLHCDHMLDAASYVVVRRYAPDGPYPALPMYAPSGAPDRLALAYGQEGSTVEDVYQFYGLQPGTFPIGPFTVTVDRMNHPIETYGVRLEHDGRVLCYSSDTAPCEALLRLAQDADVFLCEASYLDGVENPPDLHLTGREAGEAATKAGVGRLLLTHLVAAWGSEALTVEAAGTTYDGPLEVVRAGACYDV; this is translated from the coding sequence ATGAGACTGACCGTCCTCGGCTGTGCCGGGAGCTTTCCCGGACCCGACTCCCCGTGCTCGGCCTACCTGGTCGAGGCCGAGGGTTACCGGCTCCTGGTCGACTTCGGCTCCGGCGCCCTCTCCACCCTCCAGCGCTACGCCGGGCTGCACGCCCCGGACGCGATCCTCCTCACCCACCTGCACTGCGACCACATGCTCGACGCCGCCTCCTACGTGGTGGTGCGGCGCTACGCCCCGGACGGCCCGTACCCGGCCCTGCCCATGTACGCCCCCTCCGGCGCGCCGGACCGGCTCGCCCTGGCCTACGGCCAGGAGGGCAGCACCGTCGAGGACGTCTACCAGTTCTACGGCCTCCAGCCCGGCACGTTCCCGATCGGCCCGTTCACCGTCACCGTCGACCGGATGAACCACCCGATCGAGACGTACGGCGTGCGGCTGGAACACGACGGCCGGGTGCTCTGCTACTCCTCCGACACGGCGCCCTGCGAGGCGCTGCTGCGGCTGGCCCAGGACGCCGACGTCTTCCTCTGCGAAGCCAGCTACCTCGACGGGGTGGAGAACCCGCCGGACCTGCACCTCACCGGCCGGGAGGCCGGCGAGGCGGCCACCAAGGCCGGCGTGGGGCGGCTGCTGCTGACCCACCTGGTCGCCGCGTGGGGCAGCGAGGCGCTCACCGTCGAGGCGGCCGGCACGACGTACGACGGTCCGCTGGAAGTGGTCCGCGCGGGCGCCTGCTACGACGTCTGA